The following proteins come from a genomic window of Eisenibacter elegans DSM 3317:
- a CDS encoding hydrogen peroxide-inducible genes activator produces MLTSAQFTLIQLEYIIALDTYRHFVTASEKCFVTQPTLSMQVKKLEESLGVTIFDRSKQPIVPTDIGEEIIAQARVILREAKRIDELLQQYRQETKGQLRVGIIPTLAPYLLPRFVGNFIRQYPEVQLHIQELQTHDIIRALQNDSIDVGLLVSPLKEPGLRVRPVFYEGILLYLHPRHPLRAQETVALETIDLEQLWLLNEGHCFRSQMINLCAPKRQQVTATQRLSFDYQSNSLETLRRMVDAEGGYTLLPELATLQTEEALPQVRAFAGEMPLREVSLVTLRDAVKRKLTEALYEAVRQAVPEYMHPAARGQVVQWA; encoded by the coding sequence ATGCTCACTTCTGCCCAATTCACACTCATACAACTAGAGTATATCATTGCCCTAGATACCTACCGGCATTTTGTAACCGCCTCCGAAAAATGTTTCGTAACCCAACCTACGCTCAGTATGCAAGTCAAAAAGCTGGAAGAAAGCCTAGGGGTTACGATTTTTGACCGCAGCAAGCAGCCTATCGTCCCTACAGATATCGGCGAAGAAATCATCGCCCAAGCCCGTGTGATTTTGCGCGAGGCCAAGCGTATCGACGAACTGCTCCAACAATACCGTCAAGAAACGAAGGGGCAACTGCGCGTGGGAATTATTCCAACCCTAGCCCCCTACTTATTGCCCCGGTTTGTGGGTAATTTTATCCGACAATACCCAGAGGTACAGCTGCATATCCAAGAACTTCAAACACACGACATCATCCGTGCATTACAAAACGACAGCATTGATGTCGGCCTGCTTGTCAGCCCACTCAAAGAGCCGGGACTTCGGGTGAGGCCGGTATTTTATGAAGGTATCTTGCTCTACTTACACCCTAGGCATCCGCTGCGTGCACAAGAAACCGTTGCGCTAGAGACCATAGACCTAGAACAACTCTGGCTGCTCAACGAAGGGCACTGCTTCCGAAGCCAGATGATCAACCTCTGCGCCCCCAAAAGGCAACAAGTAACGGCTACACAAAGGCTCTCGTTTGACTATCAGAGCAATTCGCTCGAAACCCTGCGCCGAATGGTCGATGCCGAGGGCGGATACACCCTGCTACCCGAGCTGGCCACACTCCAAACAGAAGAGGCACTACCACAAGTACGAGCCTTTGCCGGAGAGATGCCCCTGCGCGAGGTGAGCCTCGTTACCCTGCGCGATGCCGTCAAGCGCAAACTCACCGAAGCACTCTATGAGGCCGTCCGACAGGCAGTGCCGGAGTATATGCATCCCGCAGCCCGTGGGCAGGTCGTGCAGTGGGCTTAA
- a CDS encoding Dps family protein has translation MNTSKNINHIGLNPEKASKLAEGLNQLLANMQIYYQNLRGLHWNIKGEHFFQLHTKFEELYTDTQLKIDETAERILTLSARPVHTFEAYLSLNRLRIGKDISEAREAVDLVVENLSALLELERSLLEEAQALSDEGTTAMLSDYIREQEKVSWMLASWLQ, from the coding sequence ATGAACACAAGCAAAAATATCAACCACATTGGTCTTAACCCCGAAAAAGCAAGCAAATTAGCTGAAGGTCTCAACCAACTTTTGGCCAATATGCAGATATACTATCAGAATTTGCGTGGCTTACATTGGAATATCAAAGGAGAGCATTTTTTTCAACTCCACACTAAGTTTGAAGAGCTGTATACCGATACACAGCTAAAAATCGATGAGACCGCTGAGCGTATCTTGACCTTGAGTGCGCGCCCTGTCCATACTTTCGAGGCATACCTATCGCTCAACCGTTTGCGTATTGGCAAAGACATCAGCGAAGCGCGAGAAGCGGTGGACTTGGTAGTAGAAAATCTGTCGGCTTTGTTGGAGCTAGAACGTAGCTTGCTCGAAGAAGCCCAAGCCTTGAGCGATGAGGGAACAACGGCGATGTTGAGCGACTATATTAGGGAACAAGAAAAGGTCTCGTGGATGTTGGCTTCTTGGCTACAATAG
- a CDS encoding peroxiredoxin, translating to MALTINTPAPDFRLPSTAGSDFQLSEALRGKALILYFYPKDFTPLCTVETCIFRDTFEFFNNLGVAVVGISTDDLETHHRFIEAHNIPFPLLADVDGRVASSYDAFDPLIKFTRRITYLIDGQGMIRAVYANVFKDEKDLRKMIESLQKESQAL from the coding sequence ATGGCACTCACCATCAACACTCCCGCCCCTGATTTTAGGCTGCCTTCTACTGCCGGCAGCGACTTCCAGCTCTCAGAAGCCCTACGGGGCAAGGCTCTGATTCTATATTTTTACCCCAAAGACTTTACGCCTTTGTGTACGGTAGAAACCTGTATTTTTCGTGATACCTTCGAGTTTTTCAACAATCTCGGAGTGGCTGTCGTGGGTATCAGTACGGACGATTTGGAGACTCACCATCGTTTTATCGAAGCCCACAACATCCCCTTTCCGCTCTTGGCCGACGTAGACGGTCGGGTAGCCAGCAGCTACGATGCGTTTGACCCCCTCATCAAGTTCACCCGCCGCATTACCTATCTAATCGACGGGCAGGGAATGATTCGCGCTGTCTATGCCAATGTCTTCAAAGATGAAAAAGATTTGCGCAAAATGATCGAAAGCCTCCAAAAAGAGTCACAAGCTTTGTAA
- a CDS encoding flavohemoglobin expression-modulating QEGLA motif protein, with protein MELLPIDEILARIAAEEPMEVSDELQTFTLKIEEYAPFVCVALHAGQGMHPSLEKAFMLEEAVRNQAQAPHTATFVASLPISIVGRVSLFECNLDLPPEYALLQKYREQAVWHPAPNKHTQERTLLRHNGFYRVLQALVQKLEQKFKACLVYDFQAYTYQHLPTEPPLFDIGASPKLQKKFAKFIAHWYEELAGIEGRNFQAGAAINQRFKGEGYLQQYLLQHFHKTLVLSTHLKKVYSNPDTSQPYPLVIEELTKALKGAIVNNASFFVRKQTSLKITKKSSLLSSEMDSAILKVDEALLKLVKNFEVLAYVNPMNTETEKKRFFASKFKRDPEFRYRPIVINPYELKRQFYQLPVQNISDVSIRQLYIDVINAYADKVDLLSSLGTPRFLYNCLRYFGEPDEHTLNNAYFLLYAPDIRDAEDEEVVPAEEAKHIFMESAKDYNFDFSIRISDQLSAKAEVNSSKKLLLLKKGIVFSKRNLRALVHHEIGVHMVTTMNAREQPLSIFRIGLPVNTQTQEGLAILSEYLSDNLSTIRLKELALRVVAISLMIRGFSFKETFLRLHEEHKMEADKAYYLTTRVYRGGGFTKDYLYLKGFKELLNHFEAGKSLDNLLVGKTNIRYIETINEMVERQLILPPTYKTLPFVTPQKPENPVLNYLVGALQ; from the coding sequence ATGGAACTACTGCCCATTGATGAAATACTGGCACGCATTGCCGCCGAAGAACCTATGGAGGTCAGTGATGAGCTTCAGACCTTTACCCTCAAAATAGAAGAGTATGCGCCCTTTGTCTGTGTGGCGTTGCACGCAGGGCAAGGGATGCACCCCTCGCTCGAAAAAGCTTTTATGCTCGAAGAAGCCGTTCGCAATCAGGCGCAGGCTCCGCATACGGCCACATTTGTTGCCTCGCTTCCCATCAGTATTGTAGGGCGGGTATCGCTTTTTGAGTGCAACCTTGACCTGCCACCTGAGTATGCCTTGCTCCAAAAATACCGAGAACAGGCCGTGTGGCATCCTGCCCCCAATAAGCACACACAAGAGCGCACATTGCTGCGGCATAATGGATTTTATAGGGTCTTGCAAGCCCTCGTACAAAAGCTGGAGCAGAAGTTCAAGGCCTGTTTGGTCTATGACTTTCAGGCCTATACCTATCAACACTTGCCCACCGAACCGCCATTGTTTGATATAGGGGCTAGTCCTAAGCTGCAGAAAAAATTTGCCAAGTTTATTGCCCACTGGTACGAGGAGCTGGCCGGCATCGAAGGGCGTAATTTTCAGGCCGGAGCAGCCATCAATCAGCGGTTCAAAGGGGAGGGGTATCTACAGCAGTATCTCTTACAACACTTCCACAAGACCTTGGTGCTCTCTACACACCTCAAAAAGGTATACAGCAACCCCGACACTAGCCAGCCCTACCCGCTAGTGATCGAGGAGCTGACCAAGGCGCTCAAAGGGGCTATTGTCAATAATGCGTCGTTTTTTGTGCGCAAACAAACCAGTCTCAAAATCACCAAAAAGAGCTCCTTGCTTTCATCGGAGATGGATAGCGCTATTCTGAAAGTGGATGAGGCTTTGCTGAAATTAGTCAAGAACTTTGAGGTCTTGGCCTATGTCAACCCAATGAATACAGAAACAGAGAAAAAGCGGTTTTTTGCCTCTAAGTTTAAACGTGACCCTGAGTTTCGCTATCGGCCTATTGTGATCAATCCGTATGAGCTAAAGCGGCAGTTTTATCAGCTGCCCGTGCAAAATATCTCGGATGTCAGCATCCGACAGCTCTACATCGATGTAATCAACGCCTATGCCGACAAGGTGGATCTGCTTTCGTCTTTGGGAACACCACGGTTTTTGTACAACTGCCTGCGCTATTTTGGGGAGCCTGACGAGCATACGCTCAACAACGCCTATTTTCTTCTTTATGCACCCGATATTCGAGACGCGGAAGATGAAGAGGTGGTGCCTGCCGAAGAAGCCAAGCATATTTTTATGGAAAGCGCCAAAGACTACAACTTCGATTTCAGCATCCGCATCTCAGACCAACTATCGGCCAAGGCCGAGGTGAATAGCAGCAAGAAACTACTACTGCTCAAAAAGGGGATTGTATTCTCGAAGCGTAACCTCCGTGCACTCGTACACCACGAGATAGGCGTACATATGGTTACGACGATGAACGCCCGCGAGCAACCGCTGTCTATCTTCCGCATCGGCCTGCCTGTCAATACCCAAACACAAGAGGGCTTGGCGATTTTGAGCGAATACCTCTCCGACAATCTCAGCACCATTCGGCTCAAGGAGCTGGCGCTGAGGGTAGTGGCTATCTCGCTGATGATCAGAGGATTTAGTTTCAAAGAAACTTTCTTGCGCCTCCACGAAGAGCACAAAATGGAAGCCGACAAGGCCTATTATCTTACCACGAGGGTATATCGGGGGGGAGGATTTACCAAAGACTACCTCTATCTCAAAGGCTTTAAAGAGTTGTTGAATCATTTTGAAGCAGGCAAGTCGCTAGATAACTTGCTGGTAGGCAAGACCAATATCCGCTATATCGAGACCATCAACGAAATGGTCGAGCGCCAACTTATTTTGCCTCCTACTTACAAAACCCTGCCTTTTGTAACACCCCAAAAACCCGAAAACCCCGTACTCAATTACTTGGTCGGAGCCTTACAATAA
- a CDS encoding acyl-CoA carboxylase subunit beta encodes MDITFNKNEDANKQLVFQLRQKFKQVALGGGEKKIAQQHAKGKLTARERIDYLRDEGSDFLEIGAFAGEKMYPDEGDVPAGGVIAGITKVSGRTCVVLANDATVKAGAWFPITAKKNLRAQEVAIENRLPIIYLVDSAGVYLPLQAEVFADKEHFGRMFRNNAQMSAKGIVQVAAIMGSCVAGGAYLPIMSDEALIVEGTGSIFLAGPYLVKASIGEEVDAETLGGATTQSEISGVTDNKYPDDKSCLDAIKKIFDKLGENPKAGFNRVAPQPPAANPADIYGILPDDRVKPYEMREIIKRLVDNSEFEEYKAGYGQTILCVRARIEGWAVGIVANQRTVVKSKKGEMQMGGVIYSDSADKAARFIMLCNQQKIPLVFLQDVTGFMVGSRSEQGGIIKDGAKMVSAMANSVVPKFTIVVGNSYGAGNYAMCGKAYDPRLIYAWPTAQMAVMSGASAAKTLLQIQVAGQKAKGETLNPEAEKQLLDEITQRYQEQLSPYYAAARLWVDGIIDPLETRRVIATGIEAANHAPITEQFNVGVIQT; translated from the coding sequence ATGGACATAACATTCAACAAAAACGAAGATGCTAACAAACAACTGGTCTTTCAGTTGCGCCAAAAATTCAAACAAGTAGCGCTTGGCGGGGGCGAAAAAAAAATAGCCCAACAACACGCCAAGGGCAAACTCACCGCCCGAGAGCGTATTGACTACCTACGGGATGAGGGAAGCGATTTTTTAGAGATTGGCGCTTTTGCCGGCGAAAAGATGTACCCCGACGAAGGAGATGTGCCCGCCGGGGGCGTGATTGCCGGCATCACCAAGGTCAGCGGGAGAACGTGTGTGGTACTGGCCAATGATGCGACAGTGAAGGCTGGAGCTTGGTTTCCGATTACAGCCAAAAAAAACCTACGCGCCCAAGAAGTAGCTATCGAAAACCGCCTACCTATTATCTACCTTGTAGATAGCGCCGGGGTATACCTCCCGCTACAGGCCGAGGTTTTTGCAGATAAAGAGCACTTCGGGCGAATGTTTCGTAACAACGCCCAGATGTCGGCCAAGGGTATTGTACAAGTAGCCGCCATTATGGGCAGCTGTGTGGCCGGCGGGGCATACCTACCCATTATGTCAGATGAAGCACTGATTGTCGAAGGAACAGGCTCCATTTTTTTGGCAGGCCCTTATCTTGTCAAAGCCTCTATTGGCGAAGAGGTAGATGCCGAAACACTGGGCGGAGCTACCACCCAATCTGAAATCTCGGGCGTAACGGACAATAAGTATCCTGATGATAAGAGCTGCCTCGATGCCATCAAAAAAATATTTGACAAACTGGGCGAAAACCCCAAGGCTGGGTTCAATCGCGTTGCCCCGCAGCCCCCTGCGGCCAATCCTGCGGATATTTATGGCATCCTACCCGACGACCGCGTGAAGCCCTACGAAATGCGCGAAATCATCAAACGCTTGGTAGACAATTCCGAGTTTGAAGAATATAAGGCAGGCTATGGGCAAACCATCCTCTGTGTACGCGCTCGCATCGAGGGCTGGGCCGTGGGGATTGTGGCCAACCAACGGACAGTGGTCAAGTCCAAAAAAGGAGAAATGCAGATGGGCGGTGTAATTTACTCTGATTCGGCTGACAAGGCAGCCCGGTTTATCATGCTCTGCAACCAACAAAAAATACCCTTGGTGTTTTTGCAAGACGTTACGGGCTTTATGGTCGGTAGCCGCTCCGAGCAGGGCGGTATCATCAAAGACGGGGCGAAGATGGTCAGCGCGATGGCCAACTCTGTCGTCCCCAAATTTACCATTGTGGTGGGCAACTCGTATGGAGCAGGCAACTATGCCATGTGTGGCAAAGCTTATGACCCCCGCCTGATTTATGCTTGGCCTACGGCTCAAATGGCTGTAATGAGTGGCGCTTCGGCAGCCAAAACCCTACTCCAGATACAGGTAGCCGGGCAGAAAGCCAAGGGCGAAACCCTTAACCCTGAAGCCGAAAAACAACTGCTTGACGAAATCACACAGCGCTACCAAGAGCAACTCAGCCCCTACTATGCTGCTGCACGCCTTTGGGTAGATGGCATCATAGACCCTCTCGAAACCCGCCGCGTCATTGCTACAGGGATAGAAGCAGCCAATCACGCCCCCATCACAGAGCAGTTCAATGTAGGCGTTATTCAAACATAA
- the lysS gene encoding lysine--tRNA ligase, with product MLLSEQEIVRREKLEQLRALGIEPYPAALYPVSALSQDLKQALEPQLQPGEQSQDPQYQEVCMAGRLMSFRIQGKASFAELQDAQGRIQIYVNRDEICPGEDKELYNTVFKKLLDLGDFIGVRGFMFKTQMGELTLHVRELHLLSKSLRPLPLPRTDKDGNVYDAFTDPELRYRQRYADLVVNPQVKEVFLKRTKIMQAMRRFFDERGYLEVDTPVLQPIPGGASARPFITHHNTLDMPLYLRIANELYLKRLIVGGLDAVYEFSRNFRNEGMDRTHNPEFTVMELYVAYKDYRWMMELTEELLETVALAVHGTTEVQLGDKVINYQRPYRRVSMYDAIKEYTGIDISQMDETQLRQTCQQLQIEVDDTMGKGKLIDAIFGEKCEPHFIQPTFIIDYPIEMSPLCKRHRDNPDLTERFELMVNGKELANAYTELNDPIDQRARFEEQLKLQDRGDDEAMFIDQDFLRALEYGMPPTSGIGIGIDRLTMFMTNQASIQEVLFFPQMRPEKFASVAKVEDYVAVGVREELVPILQKLKLLTIEELRKQDPNKLHQEVCGMRKKLKLNDVQNPSKEEVAAWLQA from the coding sequence ATGTTGCTCAGCGAACAAGAAATCGTCCGACGCGAAAAACTCGAACAACTCCGCGCCCTAGGCATCGAACCCTACCCGGCAGCGCTTTATCCCGTATCAGCCCTTAGCCAAGACCTCAAACAGGCCCTTGAGCCACAGCTCCAGCCCGGCGAGCAGAGCCAAGACCCTCAGTACCAAGAGGTGTGTATGGCCGGTAGGCTGATGAGCTTCCGTATTCAGGGCAAGGCTTCTTTTGCAGAGTTGCAAGATGCCCAAGGGCGCATCCAGATTTATGTCAACCGCGACGAAATCTGCCCCGGCGAAGACAAAGAGCTGTACAACACCGTTTTCAAAAAACTGCTCGACCTTGGCGACTTTATCGGCGTGCGTGGGTTTATGTTCAAAACACAAATGGGCGAGTTGACCCTACACGTCCGCGAGCTACACCTGCTGAGCAAGTCTTTGCGCCCCTTACCCCTGCCCCGAACTGACAAAGACGGCAATGTATATGATGCCTTCACCGACCCTGAGCTACGCTATCGCCAGCGCTACGCCGACTTGGTCGTAAACCCACAGGTCAAAGAGGTATTCCTGAAGCGTACCAAGATTATGCAGGCCATGCGCCGCTTTTTCGATGAGCGCGGCTACCTCGAAGTCGATACGCCCGTCTTGCAGCCCATTCCCGGAGGAGCCAGCGCCCGCCCCTTTATCACCCACCACAACACGCTCGATATGCCCCTCTACCTGCGTATCGCCAACGAGCTGTACCTCAAGCGCCTTATCGTAGGCGGATTGGATGCGGTGTATGAATTTTCGCGCAACTTCCGCAACGAAGGGATGGACCGCACCCACAACCCCGAGTTTACTGTCATGGAGCTATATGTAGCCTACAAAGACTACCGCTGGATGATGGAGCTCACCGAAGAGCTACTCGAAACAGTGGCCTTGGCCGTACACGGCACTACCGAAGTACAGCTCGGCGACAAGGTCATCAACTATCAACGTCCCTACCGCCGCGTGTCTATGTATGATGCCATCAAGGAATATACCGGCATCGACATCAGCCAGATGGACGAAACCCAGCTGCGCCAAACTTGCCAGCAACTCCAAATCGAAGTAGACGATACAATGGGCAAAGGCAAACTGATAGATGCCATCTTTGGCGAAAAGTGCGAGCCTCATTTTATCCAGCCTACCTTCATCATCGATTACCCCATCGAAATGTCGCCGCTCTGCAAACGCCACCGCGACAACCCCGACCTCACCGAACGCTTCGAGCTGATGGTCAACGGGAAGGAGCTGGCCAATGCCTACACCGAACTCAACGACCCCATCGACCAACGCGCCCGTTTCGAAGAACAACTCAAGCTCCAAGACCGAGGCGATGATGAGGCGATGTTTATCGACCAGGACTTCCTGCGCGCCCTCGAATACGGTATGCCCCCTACCTCAGGGATTGGGATTGGTATCGACCGTCTGACGATGTTTATGACCAATCAGGCCTCTATCCAAGAAGTGCTCTTCTTCCCACAAATGCGCCCTGAGAAGTTTGCCAGCGTTGCCAAAGTCGAAGACTATGTGGCCGTCGGCGTGCGTGAAGAGTTAGTCCCCATTCTGCAAAAACTTAAACTCCTGACCATCGAGGAGTTGCGCAAACAAGACCCCAACAAGCTCCACCAAGAGGTATGTGGAATGCGCAAAAAACTCAAACTCAACGATGTACAAAACCCCAGCAAAGAAGAGGTCGCTGCTTGGCTACAGGCATAG
- the glyA gene encoding serine hydroxymethyltransferase yields the protein MSTLTPVSITRDTQIFDLIEQERHRQTHGIELIASENFASPQVIEAMGTVLTNKYAEGLPNKRYYGGCEVVDQIEQLAIDRAKELFGATWVNVQPHSGAQANAAVMLAILNAGDKILGFDLSHGGHLTHGSPVNFSGKLYQPSFYGVEPETGLIDWDKVEATARKEQPKLIICGASAYSRDWDYARLRRIADQVGALLLADIAHPAGLIAKGLLNDPLEYCHIVTTTTHKTLRGPRGGMIMLRHDIENPFGIKDPKGNLRMLSALLDSAVFPGTQGGPLEHVIAAKAIAYGEALSDNFGLYAQQVRRNAQALATAMLNKGYQIISNGTDNHLMLIDLRSKGLNGKLAENSLIQADITINKNMVPFDDKSPFVTSGMRLGTAAVTSRGLKETDMARIADLIDQALMNHDNEAKLGLLKHEVNEWMQTFPLFTWE from the coding sequence ATGTCTACCCTCACACCCGTCTCTATTACACGAGACACCCAAATATTTGACCTTATTGAGCAGGAGCGCCATCGCCAAACTCACGGGATTGAGCTGATTGCTTCTGAGAACTTTGCCTCTCCGCAAGTGATAGAGGCGATGGGTACTGTCTTGACCAACAAGTATGCCGAAGGGCTTCCTAACAAGCGTTATTATGGTGGCTGCGAAGTTGTAGATCAGATAGAGCAGTTGGCCATCGACCGTGCCAAGGAGCTGTTTGGTGCTACTTGGGTGAATGTACAGCCACACTCTGGCGCGCAGGCCAATGCGGCCGTGATGCTGGCCATACTGAATGCAGGCGACAAAATCCTTGGCTTTGACCTTTCGCACGGCGGGCACTTGACACACGGTTCGCCCGTAAACTTCTCGGGTAAGCTGTATCAGCCTTCCTTTTATGGAGTAGAGCCCGAAACAGGCCTGATTGATTGGGACAAGGTGGAGGCTACTGCCCGCAAAGAGCAGCCTAAGCTGATTATCTGTGGTGCTTCGGCTTATTCGCGTGATTGGGATTATGCCCGCCTACGCCGTATTGCCGACCAAGTGGGTGCCTTGCTCTTGGCCGATATTGCACACCCTGCCGGCTTGATTGCCAAGGGTTTGCTCAACGACCCGCTGGAGTACTGCCATATCGTAACTACCACAACTCACAAGACCTTGCGCGGCCCTCGCGGCGGGATGATTATGCTCCGCCACGACATCGAGAACCCCTTCGGCATCAAAGACCCTAAGGGCAACCTGCGTATGTTGTCGGCACTATTAGACTCTGCGGTGTTCCCCGGTACCCAAGGCGGCCCTCTGGAGCACGTTATTGCTGCCAAGGCTATCGCCTATGGCGAAGCGCTCTCTGATAATTTTGGCCTCTATGCGCAGCAGGTGCGCCGCAATGCCCAAGCTTTGGCCACGGCGATGCTCAACAAAGGCTACCAAATCATCTCCAACGGGACAGACAATCACTTGATGTTGATTGACCTGCGCTCTAAGGGTTTGAACGGCAAACTGGCCGAAAACTCTCTGATTCAAGCTGATATTACCATCAACAAAAATATGGTTCCTTTTGACGACAAGTCGCCGTTTGTAACCTCTGGGATGCGCCTCGGTACGGCTGCTGTTACCTCACGAGGGCTCAAGGAAACGGATATGGCTCGAATCGCTGATTTGATTGACCAAGCCTTGATGAATCACGACAATGAGGCCAAGCTTGGTTTGCTCAAACACGAAGTAAACGAGTGGATGCAAACTTTCCCTCTCTTTACTTGGGAATAG
- a CDS encoding dienelactone hydrolase family protein, with protein MKSYNSFFCVSWVLATLVWPYVTLTAQSAQPHFGAAQYQGLPYRIYSPSHQDEAVKYPLIVFLHGAGERGHDNNAQLTHAAAWLTLTQLQAKPCFVLVPQCPPNARWVETDWGAEHHTQPIAPSIPLGCTMELLDSLLTALPIDTNRLYLVGLSMGGFGTWDWIARQPHRFAAAVPICGGADEQTAARLTHLPIWAFHGALDNVVKVARSRRMIAAIRQYGGQPIYTEYPEVKHGSWIPALQDPKLLHWLFAQQKN; from the coding sequence ATGAAGAGCTATAACTCCTTCTTTTGTGTCAGCTGGGTGCTGGCAACCCTAGTTTGGCCTTATGTTACCCTGACTGCGCAAAGCGCGCAACCGCATTTTGGCGCGGCCCAATACCAAGGGCTGCCCTATCGGATTTACTCGCCCTCACACCAAGATGAGGCGGTAAAATACCCCTTGATTGTGTTTTTGCACGGCGCGGGAGAGCGCGGCCACGACAACAACGCACAACTCACACACGCAGCGGCTTGGCTCACCCTCACACAGCTACAAGCCAAGCCTTGTTTTGTGTTGGTTCCTCAATGCCCTCCCAATGCCCGGTGGGTCGAAACAGACTGGGGAGCCGAACATCACACCCAGCCCATAGCCCCCTCAATCCCTCTCGGCTGTACAATGGAGCTGCTCGATTCTCTCCTGACGGCCTTGCCTATCGATACCAACAGGCTATACTTGGTCGGCTTGTCAATGGGTGGATTTGGTACTTGGGACTGGATTGCGCGCCAACCTCATCGCTTTGCCGCCGCTGTACCCATCTGTGGAGGGGCTGACGAACAAACCGCCGCCCGGCTAACACATTTACCCATCTGGGCTTTTCACGGTGCGCTAGACAATGTCGTCAAAGTAGCCCGCAGCCGCAGGATGATTGCTGCCATCCGACAGTATGGCGGCCAACCTATCTATACCGAATACCCCGAGGTCAAGCACGGTAGTTGGATACCGGCACTCCAAGACCCCAAACTACTGCATTGGCTGTTTGCCCAACAAAAAAACTAA